Part of the Capsicum annuum cultivar UCD-10X-F1 chromosome 12, UCD10Xv1.1, whole genome shotgun sequence genome is shown below.
atgactattgccttagaggcaagactttagctcaaggactttcaaataataaattattctctatgggcaagagttgactctacacgttatattttcatttatgagatgttctacaactattgccttaaaggcaagacttagctcaaggaaattcaaacaacaaattatgccccatgggcaagagttgactctaccatattatgttttcatttataagatgttctacaactcttgccttagaggtaagactttaatcaaggactttcaaactacaaattatgccctacgggcaagagttaactctaccacgtaatattttcatttataagatgttctacaactattgccttagaggcaagacttggctcaaagACTTTCCTACAAATTATGCTCCATGACAAGAGTTGACggtaccacgttatattttcattaatgagatgttctacaattattgccttagaggcGAGACTTGATTAGCTCAAGaacttttaaactacaaattatgccccacggacaagagttgactctaccacgttatgtttcatttatgagatattctataactattttcttagaggcaagacttggctcaaggactttcaaactacaaattatgtcccatgggcaagagttgacactaccacgttatgtttttatttatgagatgttctacaactcttgccttagagccaagacttaattagctcaaggattttcaaaatataaattatgccccacgggcaagagttgactctaccatgttatatttttatttataagatgttctacaactattgccttaaaggAAAAACTTATCTCAAGGACTTTcgaactacaaattatgccccacgggcaagagttgacactatcacgttatgtcttcatttatgagatgttctacgactcttgccttagaggcaagacttagctcaaagactttcaaactacaaattatgcctcacaggcaagtgttgacactactacgttatgtcttcatttatgagatgttctacaactcttaccttagaggcaagacttagctcaaggactttcaaataataaattatgccccacgggcaagaattgacactacgacattatgcctttatttttgagatattctataactctcgCCTTAAAGATACAAcgtatctcaagaattttcaaagaacttcgtaacaacaattcatgcccttaaatttgctttgatgtaaaAAAAGAAGACATCTTTGCggattattcaatattttatttattagaaaaatataataaaagttgagagaaaaaaaaaacgatcaaacaaaacagagaaataaagaaagatggagaaaaaaaggaaagaaaaaaataaagatcaataaaaaagcaaagaattaaaaaaattaagaaaaataaaaattaaagaaaaaataaaaataaaattttagaaaaataggggaaaaaaagaactgaaaaaagaaaaaaatgatcaaacaaaatagagaaataaaaaagagtggggaaaaaaaggtaagaaaaaattaatgattaAGAAAATGCGATGAattaagaaaattgagaaaataaaaaataagagaaaaaaataaaaataaagtttgagaaaaatgaggacaaaaaagagaactgataaaaaataaaaataaaagacaaataaaagtgaaagacaaatgaattaaaaaaagaaaaaaaatagataatacttgagaaaaaagaaaaaaaataaaggttgatataaatgaattaaaacatgaaaataaaattaatgaaaaaataaaaagtaaaaataataaaaaatagaataataaaattaaagaaaaaaataaaaaagtaaaaataataaaaaatagaataataaaattaaaaaaaatagaaaacaaaagcaataaaaagtaaaatttgagagataaataaatatgaaaaattttaaaaatatatttaagatatagataaataaaatagtacttatactatatttaaaaaataaaaaaaattattttgtaaaaatattttttattaaaattaaatatttaaagtcACCCACATTTGGACATAACAATTTCTCTCGTACAAAACaatagggaaaaagaaaaaattgcccAAATATATAAGGTCTAATTGTTGTCGCTTCGCCTCAACTTTCTGCAATCGATTCTCAACTCCGATTCCACAGAGGTACTCTCTTTTCCTACTTTCACCCAACTTCTCATATATTCTGAAGTCGGATTGCTCATAggttctttattattttagtattagcAGATATCAAAATGCTTAACGATCTCATATTCTGGCAGTTCAATTTTCTGGACTAGATCTCGATCCGATTCCAATTTGACttgttttgaccatttttcctCTCAATTTCTTTCATTCTACTTGATTTTTCTTCTGATCTACCTCTATGACTTGTTATGACGAATATATATAGTTCCTGTTGAAATGCTTTTAGGAAAATTATATTGTAATAATAATAGTTACTCTTATCTGTTTTCAATGTCTCTGTAAGACCTGCTTCATGTTTACATGTTTCTGATCCagatttgaatttttgttttttaattctaTGCGGATGGTGGTCTATTTCCTTAAGCTGCTTCTTATTGTGATCTGATGATTGAAGTAAATAGTATTAGTAATTTTTCTTACTAATACTTACGTTTTACAATCTGGTTTCTCTGATGGCATGGAGCACGAAAGTAAGTTTTGGTCCACGATAAACTTTTTaagattcagttttttttttcttttttcgtaatTAAAGGGTTTAATTGAAAAGAGAATTTTTCCTCACTACTAGCTTTCAGCTTTATGGTTCCAATGTTTTTTATTTGACTAGGAAAAAAACATTTAGATAACTCTTGGAGTATTGTTATTCAAGTTCTTTAATCCAATTACATTAAGTTATGTGTCATGGACCGAATGGATCTATCAGGTGATCATTCACCCTCTATGTGTACTTTATATCAATGTTTTATCAGAAAAAATGTATCAAGGTTTCATACTGTTATATTTaaaagggagagagaaaacatGATATTTTTTGGTCTAGAGTATTACTGTGGCGCAATGTTTTAGGTGTTATGCTTTGAATCTGGCTTACTGAGATTGGGTATTGTGGCTCTGACCAAAGAGCAGATGAATAAGACTAAGGacgaaaagaaagaaagaaagccTGGATGAATCCTCAATTTTGAGATTAGAAAATAGTTGCTTGAGTAGAAAAGATTGTCTTTTGAGAAGAGAATGATAATAGCTTTCCTTTCTTATTTACTATTTAGCGCATAATCTTTTCCTCCATTAGCTCCACATTGATTATTCTAGATTGTCTAGGTTTGGAAATAGTAAATATTGGACCATCAGTTCTTAATAATTTAAATAGGAGAGGAAAAATAGGTGATAAACTAAAAGAAGTCAAGAACTGATGCCAAAACACTATTATTGATCAAAATATGTTTACACTGGAAAGTGGAAATGCATATATTTGCCCAGTTCTAGATATGATTCGTGTCTACAGTTGTTTGTGAACCTCTTTGAGTAATCATCCATATACGTGTTTAATAAATTGGAAAATTCCCACATATAAATGTTGTACAAGAAAGATAGAGAATCTCACGCAAAGACACTACATTAAAACAAATCAAGTATCTACAGTAATTGGAATTTTATATGTGCTCTAAAATGTACAAAGAAAACAAAAGGTTCCACAACATATACCAGAATAGATTTGTCACTGTTCtctatataataaattaataatagatGATTAATGTCTTCTCCTGCACATGTGCATTTATCTACTCTTGGAATTTGATAGTGCTGTAGATTAACTGCTTATGATTTTCTGTTTCGCTCACTGTTATTGCTATCAAATTAACTGATTACCCCCACTGCGTATAAATTTTGACTTGACATAGTTGATCATTATGCTGCAATAAAGACTTTATGACTTTTCTTTCTTGTTGCAGTTTCATGCTTGGAAATTCCTCTTATCTTCTAATAATTTACTGTTATGTCTCAAATGTGATCAAGTGTTTTAGAGAGATACATTTCATTCTTCATTGCAGTTGTTTGAGTTTTATAGACGAGAATGGAATCTAGCAGGGGTGGCCAGAATGGAATTCAACTCCTTTTAGCTGCCGAGCAGGAAGCCCAACACATCGTCAATACTGCCAGGACTGGTAACTGCTTTTACCACATTTAGGAATCCAGTTTTCTTACCTTTTGACCTTCATCTCTGTCGCTTTAACTATATATTGTCACATATCAATTAGGGGAAATGATGGCCAATATACATGAACTAGTTGCAAGTCTTGTCTCCATTGCTGCAAATTCCTACCGCTATGATACTTATTGTCTCTATTGCAGTGCACTTTTATTTGTCCTGTCGTGGTGTGAATTTTTATTGCCTTTGGGTGCTTTCATAGTTTTTTAACCTAGAGTTAGCATATGCTAGTTGTGTACTTGCGTTTACAGTTCTTTTAATAATTGAGTTGTAGTTGGCAAAATTGTTGACCACAAAAGCTGATATTTTGATATCCTTCTCTTTACTCtgacaaaataaaattgaaatgtcATTTTTTTGTGTCTTATAATTATGTCTAACTTATATTATAAGCTGTCTCTGGTCTACTTGACTTTATCCTTTGGAGCACTGTGAATGCTTGGGACTTGTTTTATAAATGGGGCATTTGTGCTAACTTGAGTTTTATGCAGCTAAACAGGCTAGATTGAAGCAGGCCAAGGAGGAAGCTGAGAAGGAGATAGCTGAATTCCGTGCTTACATGGAGGCCGAGTTTCAGAGAAAGATTGAACAGGTAACTAGGAAACAAATAGTTTCTAGAAGATCCTATTTGCATAAGAATGGTATCAACTTGTATGTTCGCTGTCCACTGAAAATAATGACTTCCACCTGGTCTTTTCCTTCTTTTAAATGCTTTACATTGTACTTGCTGCAATTTACACTTGATCTTTAGCTGAAATGACATTAAGGTGTTGTAATTTGAGCAAACCCACCTATATGTTTTCTTGTCCTCTTTTTTCTTGAAACCAGTAAATTTGTGTTTTCTTGTCCTCTTAGATCCTTAAGTATGGTTACTTTTCTGCTCTTAACATTTTTCTACGTGATGATAACAAAAGTCGGTCCAAATTTAACCCTCAATGGCTGACACTTTACAATCGGTTCATTCAGAACTGCTTCAATTTTCCAACTTCTCTGTCCTTGGGGATGTGTGGGAAAAAGGAGATGTTATAGGCTTCTTTATAATTGACTAACCATGGTTCCTGTTTTATCTTATTTACAGACTAGTGGTGACTCAGGTGCTAATGTCAAACGGCTTGAGCTAGAAACAGACGAAAAGATCGAGCACCTGAAGACTGAAGCGTCAAGAGTCTCCTCTGATGTTGTCAAGATGCTTCTGAGGCATGTAACGACAGTGAAGAACTAAGATATTTTGTGGTTGTCATTAAGGCATATTAAGGCACGTAACGCCTTAATGTCATTTTGCAGATTTATGCTCCCCCCATTTATGGTTCTCTTGCTTGATCAGTCCGATGGATGTTCACAGTTTGTATTGTTTGTTATCATTATTTATGTCTTGGTTTGTTGAATAAAGTAACTCACTCGAGCTCTTTTCTACCTGTGTTTTGTAAAAAAAAGATCAGAAACCAAGGTTCAGTGTTTAGGCATGACAGTTTCTTATTTATCTAGAAGCTGAGGAGTTATTAATGAACTTTTCTCTGCATGTTTTATGTTGTGCGAAGTAATGCAGCTGTAAAGAGGAGTGATTGTCTTTTCTGTTGATAAATTTGCAGTCTCGGGATGCTTTTGCTTTCTATGGttttgagaagatttttcatTCTGTAATTACACATCAGTCTGATACAGTTCAAGAATGCAACATAGAGAGGTCTTGAAGAATTTGTAGTGCAACTATAGCACAAGCAACTAGTCCTACAGAGAGAAGGGAGTTTGGAGTCAAAAAAGAAACTAGTCTACAGAGAGAAGGGAGTTCAGAGCCAAAAAGACTTTTTTTGACCAAAAATTTTAAAGGGACGATTTGATTTGAAAAGTAATCAAAGGGGACAAAACGTTGTTGTCCGGGCCCAGCAACTTGCATGACTTTAATTTCTATTTGCAAACCTGCAAAGTTTCACGTGAGAGGGTTAACAGATGAACCCAAAAAAGATCGAACAAAGCCACACAGCTCTTTTGCGCGAAAAATAAATGAACTTTAGTATATTAACTTACGCATATTGGAATATCAGGTGCATTGGTTTAGCGTAGCCAATACTAGTATCGATTTCAATTTCTTGTATACTAATTTAATTGCACGTGTGTCGCACatgtaatatttaattatttaaaattgaataattttatctattgcgtggatttttaatgaagtgtaaaaagttcaaatcattttcaaaaattcttcacactttaatataataatgtaaatataaacatatactttagtgtaaacacatattttatcaacagaagtttcaagtggttgatggatcatcacatTTATGTTTGCCATGCATTACTCTTTCCTTTGGTGCCAGAGACAAAGAGAagcgcatcaatttgaaccatatttgtggtacagttatttttatttttttctatatttaaattttttccttattttttaagttaaatctttacaaaatcatttatttcattcttatttcgtacgtaaaacttttaaaaatttaatacttcctaattttttcttatatttattttcagatttttctctaatatattaaaagtgtgaaggatcttagaaatattgtttgaactttttgttcttcattaaaaaactACTCTTTACACAAAATCGTTATTTaacattttttcataaattataaaCACTAATAATAAATAGTTctgtaaaatttaaaatattatgttattttaggcaAACTAAAACGTAGTAGGagtctttgaaaaataaaaaaactcaccTTATTTTAGGCAAACTAAGTTGTAGTAGTAGTCCTATCAAAATTACCTAATTTTTGgacaaataaaaattgtcatattttataaaaataatggtaaataatcTAACAAGTATACCTGTTATTTTGGCCAAATACCAAATCTGCTATGTACTATTACGGCTTATTTTTTAGGCAAAATAAAACCCTCTTCCGTactaattttctaaaatttagaaatggatatttatttttaatctccGATATTTCAAaacttcttaaaattaaatttaattaatttaaaattcttaaaataatgaaaaaactttaTTTGTCATTAATTcttatgacttctaataagatTAGGTTTTATGATAAatatatttatctaatttttaagtgttaggaaaaaatagtaaaaagacgattctGTCTAAATCAAAAAAACTTTTAAgcaaggataaaaagttcaaataatatttctaagttgcttcacacttttaatatagtatatatatagattatagattatagatatagacataaattatagatataaataacttatcaaattttacAATCACTCTGGTTTCAATAATCGATGCCTTGATAAACTTATTTGTTTCAATTCTTTCAAAacagaattatttttttttcttcatattttctactttcaattcttttaaaatagaataaaacgtttattatttctttttcatatcTACTACATTACTGTTCTAATTAGTAGAGTATTAATTAAATGAGATATTAAAGGTTCTTATGGTAAATGCTGCTATTAattctactttattttttgatCATGACGCTCTTGTGTTGGGATGTTATTTATAAGCATTATTACTTGTAGCTCATGAGATTGTGCAATTTTGGAAACAAAAAACAGGAATTgcttttaattttgaaagaacttaaaataataaacaatCCTACTCAAGAAGAGGGAGAGTTCTAGAATTGtagactatttttctttataAGTCCTAAAGCAAGTCGCTGGGCCTTAGGTGACGTGTAAGTCGCTGGCCCTAAGCAACTTGCAAGTCGTTGAATCGATAACGTTTTGTCTCTTTTGGTTTCTTTTCAAATTAAATGATCCCTTTCgaaattttggtaaaaaaaaaaaaaaaaaaaaaaaaaaaaaaaaaaaaagacctttttggctttggattcgagagaaggGCAGGTCTTGCTCTTGATTTCACTTTCCTTGCCTTGCTATTAATCATAGTCCATGCCATTGCTGGTGGCAGGATGCCAAATAGCATTATCATGCAGTAACCGCCCCGCAAACATTACATTATCATGAAGCATTCATATCAGAAGGGCTTTCTAATTTTAGCTTGTTTTATTGAATGAGATGTGAAAGTTAAAAGTCACTGCTATCTCTGTCGCAGCTGAAAATGCATATGGAATTGTTGTTGACACAGGAAGAGGGGCTGCAACGGCAATTGCTGTTGCTGTGAAGCCTAATTTGTTTCTTCTCCACCATTTTCTTAGACGGAGCTGAGAACTGCTGGTAACTTAGATTAAAGTTCTTAGATCATCTTTGAAAATCAAGCACTAATCACAAGAAACCAAATGTTACCTGTAAATTTGATCTTGTGGATACTGTGGCcgatgaaattttattaaagttaaattcgtacaaaattcagattatattaaattcaaaatatattagtctcaaataaatattgtggattaatataattagattaattatttaaattcaaatatgtatgaatttaattaaaatctaatttttattgggctagcccagtGATTTTAGCTACAAATGATGAAACCACTTTGTTAAGCCCAGGATATTATCATATCCTAAAGGCCCAAAGGagtgtcacgtgtcaaatgacgtgacatgctaagtcaagtgaaggagccaatacgaccatgccacatgtcaaaatgatgcagcagactcaatgaaatcaaagcccataaaaagTGCCACGTCAcctgaatttgattggtcaaagaaagtccatCTTCAGCACGACTCTTCATTTTCCACAACCATAAATAggagtctcataattcagaaaaaggaccCCTAAaatctaacaagaagcaagagaaagctcgtggatcaaatgtcgcaatttctctacaaagctcaagcattcaaatcaagttcatcaagattcaagatcaagaccacaatattcaagaacaagctcaaaagcccttgaattcacgcaaaagtcaagatcaagtccctctaatcaacaaatcaagttcaaattcaaaatcaaactttaagcccttaaatttatatttgaaaaggcgaatcagaggattcatagagattataACACTCacacattgaaatcaataaaatgattgttgcaatattttcttgtctcgaattatttattttttcgacTCAAAATTTTACTTTCCAAGAAATTCTGGCACGCCTAGTAGGACAATCTCTACATAACACAAAAGAATAAGAAGGTTAACGGGCTCCCCAAAATCGCAGTGATAACCAAGGTGCAGGTTGGAGAGAATGTCGCGATCACGACATATATTCCTCAATCGTGGTATTGCGATCGCGATCCTCAGGCCATGATCACGGTACCTGGGGCATTTTACTCCTCCTTTTTGCCCTGTTTTCTGCAGGGCGGACACACTTTTCAAACTTAGTTTTCCTCTATTTTGGCTTCCAATTCTGTCCAAAGTAcctacaaaacatcaaaattatatgacttattcaaaaataaatcatgTAAACAcgaaaatgatgggttgcctcccatcaagcgctTGGTTTAACGTCGTTGCACGACGCCTCTTTGATCCTCATTtgtgtctccacttagaggatttaaaCTTCTGCCCCTCTTTTGGTCATTCAATCTCTGAGGCTCTTGGGGAAAAAGTAATGGCACGGTGATGCATGCTCGATCGCGCCACTTTAAAGACTTGAACCACTTACCCAATCTTGCATCAAACTTTCATGTGGGTTTGTTGGGCAACGGTGAAAGCATTAGAAGGCCACTTcttggacatcgatctttaagatTCTTGGCCTTCAAAATTGGGGCTTTAGCATGTCCATTTGGAaggtcaaactccaaaatataaggaaCTTGCTCCTTTTCTCTAATATTCATCACTTGCTTGGGTGGATTGACTTTCGTCAAATCCACCAATAAGAGTGTTGAAAGGTGGATAAAATGGgacctttttcttaattttggagTTGCATTTCGTTGGTCATCTTCACCCCAAAATGGGCTAGAGTATTCATAAGAGATTTGCCCTGATTCTTCGTGAGACTCTAGCACCATTCCTTTTATTTTGACTTATTATTCCTTATTTGATTCTGTAGATTGGAAAGTCACTGAGGAGTCTTTGCTACCAAGCttatcatcatagcttggtttcttttcttgataAACCTCCTCTTGAGGAATGTGCATGATTGTGATGTTTGCAAGAATTATGTCCTTGCCTAATTCCTTTGCCTTAACATTTACCCTTTTAAGCACCTCGTAGGATTTATGCAAGTCTTGTGTATTCTCCACGGTTGTAGTTACCAGATCCAAAATGGTCTGAAGCATTCCTTCAATGCCAGTGGATTTGGTTTGTTTCTCCCCATTCTTCTCttcataagacctatcaatctcataagaagaattagTAATTCAGTTAGTATAATGAGGGATGGGGCATTtagacaatcactccaatgtccatctcgaccactacataaagaaCACCTATAATCCttataggattgagatggtgaaTCCATCTCTCTCTAGGGAGCATAGTCACAATCTTTCATGAAGTGTCGTACATTATAATATGGACATAGATCGTCAAGATAGGATTTTCAACTATCAACATCATATTTTTCGGAAGATAACATagagaaaggtaaaataaaataaaaagctacctacaaaataaaatcacaaataaatatttacatgCTTGAATTAAAGCAAGTAATCTAacatttcaaactaactcaatactccaaattgttccccagcaacaatgtcatttttgataatgcccaacttacacgtcaatttaagtgcaagacaatcgttgtcaatatatttatccaactaggagtcggggtcgaatccacaagaaACAATATGAGTGACGATTAagtatatccaaaataataggtGCTTGCCAAATTCAAACCTATAGTACAAAATGTTTATGaggttttcaatattttcaaagataaaagtaattcttgggcttctaaaggaTTAATtagagactaagaataattagagtgtaataaATTTGGAacggatcttgggactatgctatTCTAGGGGCAAGATATGCATAGGTATGTAATGATTTGATGTAAATTCTAGTTGTTGATAATACGGTAGGTTAGGTTTAAAGTTCtggaggctagtttttcaacaaaaccacaaagatGTTACTCGTTGACCCTTTTGAGTTCCTAATGAGTGTGTCAGTTAAATCcatccaatacctcaattaggcacccctatttctaagATGGAACCCGATGGATAGTCAACCTattaatcacccttatgtctaagatagtgaacaATTGGAAAGATATTTCCATGAACTGTCGATTATtgctttggttcccacatccctatttcaagaatgatgtgggttcctaaagttcacccaaaacccctctttcaaggatggttagggatttcaagagcttgggacttttatccatcaaacccatttgggcatttggggatttcacccacaaatcccaacctatttaatcaagcaataataaaacccatcatcaacaaaccaaaatatacacaaatacatcacaacccacatacAATTGCATCCTATTCTAGTgtaatcccaagaggtagatctagcaaatcataaacataataaacaaaataaactaaaacttCCATCAAAGTTgttcattaaaaataaagataaggtAAATCACATTTTAaaatccaatgaatcttcaatgggtgatgccaaatctacatTTGGAAGTCACTCTAATGTCTCTTAGCTCAAATTAGTACAAGTTTGAGCTTGAAGctccaaaaaaattacaaaaaactaaactaagtgTGTGAGGTAGGGTTGTGGAATAATGATTTGGATTAGGGTTCGAGTCTTCTTTTGTTGGGAAAATTTGGGATGGCTTCTTGTATTTACAGTTTGCCCTTGGTCTGAAATCCCACTAAGCCACAATTGCGGTGTCTTTAATGTAACCGTAATACAACAACCGCAGGCAATTCCATGTGATCGTGGTATTTTGACTAGCTTGACTTGGCATGATTGCGGGATGACGCCCATGATCGTGATAACTGAGGCCATGTTCTACTCcaggtcttcaactgcacttccttgcttctttttgttcttttttgtaGATCAATCAACATCTTTTTATCTCATCACCTTTGTACCTGTAAAATATGGATCTTAGTGCATTAAATAACAattatgtctcacttattcattcaaaataaggtaaggTGCACAAataatgagtgtgaatgagtggtaaaatcactacCCATTAAagggtttaagtgtggggtgttgATACAAGACTAAAAACCACCTTATTTTACCGTCTTTCATCCTACATTTGTTCTATTATTGGTGTTGTCTTAAGCTTAAATGATTTGATTTATGCTTGCATTTCATGATTTGCTTATATATGAGTGTGTTGAGGTGTTTGGATctta
Proteins encoded:
- the LOC107851124 gene encoding V-type proton ATPase subunit G 1; the protein is MESSRGGQNGIQLLLAAEQEAQHIVNTARTAKQARLKQAKEEAEKEIAEFRAYMEAEFQRKIEQTSGDSGANVKRLELETDEKIEHLKTEASRVSSDVVKMLLRHVTTVKN